The Phaeacidiphilus oryzae TH49 region TGGAGCTGGGCGTTCAACTACGAGCACTCGGTGACCAACACCACCATGAACACCGTGTCCAAGGACCAGAGCGGTGCCTACGACGTCGGCACCCCGGGCACGCCGCCGACCCTGTGGCTGCCCGAGGGCCAGTCCACGGAGTTCCAGCTGACCTCCCGCGACGTCATCCATGACTTCTGGCCCATCAACTTCATGATGAAGATGGACGTCATCCCGGGCATGGTCAACAAGTTCCAGGTGACGCCCACCCACTACGGGACCTTCCGCGGCAAGTGCGCGGAGCTCTGCGGCGTCGCCCACTCGCGGATGCTCTTCAACGTCAAGGTGGTGACCCCGGCTCAGTACGAGGCGCACCTCAAGGAGTTGAGGGCCAAGGGCCAGGGCGGTGCGGTGCTCTCCGGCATCACGACCACGGGAAGTGACAACGCAAAGTGACCATCCTCAACGAGCCTCTCGGGGCCGCCGGAGGAGCCGGGACATCCGCTGACAGCGGGGGTAGCACCGGCACCGTGAAGCGGCGCTCACCCGGGGCACAGATCATCAAGTGGCTGACCACCACTGACCACAAGACCATCGGCACACTCTACCTGGCGACCTCGTTCGCCTTCTTCCTGATCGGCGGCATCCTCGCCCTGGTCATGCGTGCCGAGCTGGCCCGGCCCGGGCTGCAGATCCTCACGGACGAGCAGTTCAACCAGGCCTTCACCATGCACGGCACGATCATGCTGCTGATGTTCGCGACCCCGCTCTTCTCCGGGTTCACGAACTGGATCATGCCGCTGCAGATCGGCGCCCCCGACGTCGCCTTCCCGCGGCTGAACATGCTGGCCTACTGGCTGTACCTGTTCGGCTCGATCATCGCGGTCGGCGGCTTCGTCACCCCGCAGGGCGCGGCCGACTTCGGCTGGTTCGCGTACTCCCCGCTGTCGGACGCGGTGCGCTCGCCCAGCGTCGGCGCCGACATGTGGATCCTCGGTCTGGCCATGTCCGGCTTCGGCACCATCATGGGTGCGGTCAACTTCATCACCACCATCATCTGCATGCGCGCCCCCGGCATGACGATGTTCCGGATGCCGATCTTCGTCTGGAACGTGCTGCTGACCTCGGTGCTGGTGCTCTTCGCCTTCCCGGTGCTGGCCGCCGCGCTGCTCGCGCTGGAGGCGGACAGAAAGTTCGGGGCGCACGTATTCGACGCCGCCAACGGCGGAGCGATCCTCTGGCAGCACCTCTTCTGGTTCTTCGGCCATCCAGAGGTGTACATCATCGCGCTGCCGTTCTTCGGGATCATCTCCGAGATCATCCCGGTGTTCAGCCGCAAGCCGATGTTCGGCTACTCCGGCCTGATCGCGGCGACGATCGGCATCGCCGGCCTGTCCGTGACCGTGTGGGCCCACCACATGTACGTCACCGGCGCCGTCCTGCTGCCGTTCTTCTCCTTCATGACCTTCCTGATCGCGGTACCGACCGGTGTGAAGTTCTTCAACTGGATCGGCACGATGTGGAAGGGGTCCCTGAGCTTCGAGACACCGATGCTATGGACGGTCGGCTTCCTGATCACCTTCGTCTTCGGTGGTCTGACGGGTGTCCTGCTGGCCGCCCCGCCGATCGACTTCCACGTCTCGGACTCGTACTTCGTGGTGGCGCACTTCCACTACGTGGTCTTCGGCACCGTGGTCTTCGCGATGTTCGCGGGCTTCCACTTCTGGTGGCCCAAGATGACCGGGAAGATGCTGGACGAGCGGCTCGGCAAGATCACCTTCTGGACGCTGTTCATCGGCTTCCACACCACCTTCCTGGTGCAGCACTGGCTGGGCGCCGAGGGCATGCCGCGCCGTTACGCGGACTACCTGGCGAGTGACGGCTTCACCACCCTGAACACCGTCTCCACCATCGGCTCCTTCCTGCTGGGCGCGTCGATCCTGCCGTTCCTCTACAACGTCTGGAAGACCGCCAAGTACGGCAAGAAGGTCACCGAGGACGACCCGTGGGGCTGGGGCCGTTCGCTGGAGTGGGCGACCTCCTGCCCGCCGCCGCGGCACAACTTCACCTCGCTGCCCCGGATCCGCTCCGAATCCCCGGCCTTCGACCTCCACCACCCGGAGATCGCCGCGGCCGAGAACTACGAGCACTTCCTGCAGCACGCCGAGGCCGACCAGGCCGACGCCGTCTCCGCCGGCAACTCGACCTCGGAGGAGAACGACCGATGAGGGCACAGGGCAAGATCTTCGCCGGGTTCGCCATCTTCGTTCTGGGGATCGCGATCTGGTACGGCCTGTGGTCGAAGGACCCGACCGGCACCACCGCGCTCTTCCTGGCCTTCGGGCTGTGCGCGTTCATCGGGTTCTACCTGCTCTTCACCGCCCGCCGGGTGGACACCGGCGCCGGGGACAACCCCGACGCCGAGGTCTCCGACGACGCCGGTGAGATCGGGTTCTTCAGCCCGCACAGCTGGCAGCCCCTGATGCTCGGGGTCGGCGGATCCTTCGCCTTCCTCGGCCTGATCTTCGGCTGGTGGCTGATGTACTTCGCCGCCCCGATCATCGCCGTCGGGCTCTTCGGCTGGGTCTTCGAGTACTACCGCGGAGAGAACCAGCGCTACTGACCTACGGGCAGTAGGCGGTAAGCAGTAAGCAGGCAGCAGCTACGGACAGAGCGGCCGGGCCGCGCGTCCTGAGCGATCGTCAGAGGATCGCCAGGGCCGCGGCCCGGCCGCTTCTCTCATCCGTTCTCCCGGTGGAAGCCACTCTCGTGGGTCAATCCAGGGCTTTTCGGCTGGGGGCCGGAGTGCCGTCTTCCATACGCTATGTGACAGTCCGTCGAATCATCAGAAATCGGACTCCAGTCACCAGTCACTCGGGAGGCGCATGGTGGCCAGGCAGCACCAGGACTCGATCCGCCGAAGGCGGCTCACCGCACTGGCCGTGGGCACGGCCCTGGCCTGCACGGCGCTGCCCGCCCTCAGCGCCTGCTCCGGAGGCGGAGGCGGTGACGCCGCGGCCGGCTCGGTCTCGATCAGCCCGGAGCAGGGCGGCCAGGTGGACGCGAGCAGCCCGGTGGTGGTGAGCGCCACCGGCGGCGGCCACCTCTCGGACGTCACCGTCTACGACGCGGACGGCGCCCGGGTGCCGGGCGAGCTGGCGTCGGACGACAAGAGCTGGCGCACCACCGAGCCGCTGGGCGCCGGGCGGAAGTACACCGTCCAGGTCCTCAGCGATGGCGGCGGCAGCGGCTTCTCCAGCTCGGTACGGACGTTCACCACCAAGAGCGCGTCCAATCTCCTCACCGCCCAGCTGGGGCCCGCGGACGGGGCCGTGTACGGCGTCGGCGAGCCCATCACGGCCACCCTGAGCGCGCCGGTGCACGACCCGGAGGCGCGGAAGGAGGTGGAGAGCGGACTGGTCGTCAAGTCCAACCCCTCGGTCACCGGGGGCTGGTACTGGGTGGACGACCGGACGCTGCACTTCCGCCCGCAGGGCTACTGGCCGGCGCACGCGGCGATCAGCGCCTCCTTCGACCTCCACGGGCGGCGGATCGGCCCGCCCTCGTCGAAGCTGTACGCGGGCTCGCCCACGAAGATCGCCTTCCGTACCGGGGACTCGATGGTCTCGGTGACGGACGTGGCCTCCGACTACATGAAGATCTACCGGAACGGGAACGTGATCCGCACCCTTCCGGTGACCACCGGCAAGGCCGGGTTCAGGACCAGGGGCGGGATCAAGGTGGTCCTGGAGCAGGCGCCCGAGGTGTTCATGAACTCCGAGACGGTGGGGATCGCGGCCGGCAGCTCCAACGCGTACCACATGAACGTCTACTGGGACACGAGGGTGACGTGGAGCGGGGAGTACGTCCACGCGGCGCCGTGGTCGGAGGGCTCGCAGGGGGTGGCGAACGTCAGCCACGGGTGCACGGGGATGTCCACGGAGAACGCGCGCTGGTTCTACGAGAACTTCCGCAAGGGGGACGTGGTGCAGGTCGTCCATGCGGACGGCAAGCAGATGGAGCCGTTCGGCAACGGCTTCGGCGACTGGAACCTCAGCTGGTCGCAGTGGCGGTCCGGGAGCGCGCTGGGGCGGCCGGTGGTGACCGCGACGGATGTGGACGGCGGAAGCGGCGCTTCGGCGCAGCAGGTGGGCTACCTGCGACCGCAGGCGTCGTAGCAGCCCCGCCCCGGAAGTCGGCCCGAAGGGCCACTTCAGGGGCGCGGGGAACTGCGCGCCCAGCGTGAAACGGCGCCGCACACGGCAGCGACCACCGGGTTGCAACTCGGTCACCGTTGCCGTGTGCGGCGCCGCTTTCCGCTGGGCGCGCAGTTCCCCGCGCCCCTTGATTCGCTGCGCGAATCCGGGGCGAACAGCCGGGCCCGGTGCCCCCCGAGGGGGGAACCGGGCCCTTGTGGCGAGCTACGCGCGCTTCGCGCGTCAGTGGTGGCCGTGGCCGGAGGTGATCTCCGCGTGCTCCTCTGCGGTCGGCTTGGGGATCTGGCCGGTCTCGCCGAAGTACCCGCGGGACAGCTTCGCCCGCAGCTTCTGACTGGCCGTCACCTTGCGCTTGACGCCGTTCTCGTCCACCGCCGCCGGCAGCTCGGCGGGCTTCAGCTGCTCGTGCGCGGTGAGGGTGTGGAGGTCCGCCTGGTCCAGCGGGGCGTGCACCTCGATGAACTCACCGTGCGGCAGGCGCTTGATGACGCCGGACTCGCGGCCGTGGAGGACCTTCTCCTTGTCCCGCCGCTGGAGGCCGAGGCACCAGCGCTTGGTCACCATGAAGACGATGACCGGCAGGACGAAGAAGCCGATCCGGCTGACCCAGGTGATCGCGTTGATCGACAGGTGGAAGTGGGTGGCGAAGAGGTCGTTGCCACCCGCGACCAGCAGCAGGATGTACTCGGCGGCCCAGGCGGCGCCGATGCCGGTGCGGACCGGGGCGTTGCGCGGGCGGTCCAGGATGTGGTGCTCGCGCTTGTCGCCGGTGATCCAGCCCTCGATGAAGGGGTAGACACCGATCGCGACCATCACAAGACCGAAGACCACCAGCGGGATGAAGACGCCCAACTCCCAGGTGTGGCCCCAGGTGTGGAGCTCCCAGCCCGGCATGATGCGGATCAGGCCCTCGGAGAAGCCCATGTACCAGTCGGGCTGCGCGTCGGTGGACACCTGGTCCGGCCGGTAGGGGCCGAACATCCAGATCGGGTTGACCGTGGCGACCGCGGAGACCGCCGCGATGACGCCGAAGACCAGGAAGAAGAAGCCGCCCGCCTTCGCCATGTAGACCGGCATCAGCGGCATGCCGACGACGTTCTTCTCGCTCTTGCCGGGGCCCGCCCACTGGGTGTGCTTGTGGTAGAAGACCAGGATCAGGTGGGCCACCAGCAGGCCCAGCATGATGCCCGGGATCAGCAGCACGTGGATGGTGAAGAACCTCGGGATGATGTCCGTGCCGGGGAACTGGCCGCCGTACAGGAACATCTGGATGTACGTGCCGACGATCGGCACGGACAGGATCGCGCCCTCCATGAAGCGGATACCCGTACCGGACAGCAGGTCGTCCGGGAGGGAGTAGCCCATGAAGCCGTCGAACATGCCGAGGAACAGCAGCAGGAAGCCGAACAGCCAGTTGATCTCACGCGGCTTGCGGAACGCACCGGTGAAGAAGATGCGCATCATGTGGACGACCATGGCCGCCACGAAGACGATCGCCGCCCAGTGGTGGATCTGGCGGATCAGCAGGCCGCCGCGGACATCGAAGCTGATGTCCATCGCCGACTTGAAGGCCTCCGACATCCGGATGCCGTCCAGCGGGGTGTAGGAGCCGTGGTAGACGACCTCACCCATGCTGGGGTTGAAGAACAGCGTCAGGTAGACGCCGGTCAGGATGATGATGATGAAGCTGTAGAGGCAGATCTCGCCCAGCATGAAGGACCAGTGGTCCGGGAAGATCTTCCGCAGGTTGGACTTGGCCAGGGTGTAGATCCCCAGCCGGCCGTCCAGCCAGTCCGCCGCCTTCTCGCCCGGCGAGGCCGGCTTCGTGGGGGCCGCTGCCGACGAAGAGCCGTTCGTGGCGGCAGCACCGTGTGTCCCGTGTGTCGTGGTCATGCGCTGCGCTCCCAGTAACCGGGGCCGACGGGCTTGCTGAAGTCCCCGAGCGCCTCCAGGTAGCCCTGGTCGTTCACCGCGATCCGCAGCTGCGGCAGCGGGTGGCCGGCCGGGCCGAAGATCACCTTGCCGCCGTCCGAGAGGTCGAACGTCGACTGGTGGCACGGGCAGAGGACGTGGTGGGTCTGCTGCTCGTAGAGGCTGATCGGGCAACCCACGTGGGTGCAGATCTTGGAGTAGGCGAGGACGCCCTGGTAGCCCCAGTCAGCGGTCTGACGGGACTTGATGTCCTCCGGCTGGATCCGGACGAGCATCAGGGCGGCCTTGGCCATGACCTCCTGGAAGTCCTCCTGGTCCTCCTCCACGCCCTGCGGCTTGGCGAAGGTCAGGGAACCGGTCTCGATGTCCGAGGCCTTGATCGGCTCGTCGGTGTTCATGTTGACCAGCAGCTTGCCGCGGCTCCAGGCGGTCTGCTCGAGCTTCTTCTCGGGCAGCGGGCCCAGGTCGCGGAAGAGGAAGAGCGCGCTCAGCGGCAGCAGGCCCATCGCACCGATCATGGTGTTCCGGATCAGCTTGCGGCGGCCGAAGCCGCTCTCCTCGGCGCCCTGCTTGAAGTCCGCGAAGACCTTCGCGCGGACGTCCTCGGGGGCCTCGATCGGGTGCCGCTCGGAGGGGTGCTCCTCGTCGGACATCAGGGTGCGGGCCCAGTGGACCGCGCCCGCGCCGATGCAGAACAGCGCCACGCCCAGGGTCAGACCCAGCGTGAAGTTCATCGCGAGGACGTGGCCGAACGGCCAGACGTAGATGATCTTCGAGTTGCCGAGCGTCGCGTATGCGACCAGGAAGGCGATGGTCGCCAGCATGGAGATGACGAAGAGGAACGCCACCTGGCGCTCGGCCCGACGGGCCGCACGCTCATCGATGTCGGTGCGGCGGGGCTCGTGAGGGGGCAGACCCGGGTCGGCGAACGGGTCGTCGCTCACCGCGACGCCGTCGCCGTGTGGCTCTACGGCCTCAGGCAGGTTGTCTTCAGACATGTTGTCCTGGCTACTCATGACTTCTTGGCCTTGGTGGTCCGGGCGGCGATCCAGATGGCGACGCCGATCAGCGCGCCCAGAGCGAAGATCCAGCCGAACAGGCCCTCGGTCACGGGGCCGAGCCGTCCCAGGCTCAGACCGCCGTAGTTGGGGTTGTCGGTGGACGTGGTGTGCTCGACGAAAGCGATGATCTGCTGCTTCTGCTTCTGCGGCATCGTGCTGTCCGGGAAGGACGGCATGTTCTGCGGCCCGGTCAGCATCGCCTCGTACATGTGCTTGGGGCTGACGCCCTTGAGGGACGGCGCGAACTTGCCTCCGCTCAGCGCACCGCCCTCACCGGCGAAGTTGTGGCACTGCGCGCAGTTGGTGCGGAACAGCTCTCCGCCCTGGGAGACCGCCTGCGGGTCCGTCGTCGTGTAGTCCGACTTGGACGGGATGGACGGACCGGGGCCGAGGGAGGCCACGTAGGCCGCCATCTGGTCGATCTCGGCCTGGGAGTAGATGTTCTTCTTCTTCTCCACCTGCGGGCCGGGCTGCTGCGCCGGCATGCGGCCGGTGCCGACCTGGAAGTCCACCGCCGCGGAGCCGACGCCGACCAGGCT contains the following coding sequences:
- the qcrB gene encoding cytochrome bc1 complex cytochrome b subunit; the encoded protein is MTTTHGTHGAAATNGSSSAAAPTKPASPGEKAADWLDGRLGIYTLAKSNLRKIFPDHWSFMLGEICLYSFIIIILTGVYLTLFFNPSMGEVVYHGSYTPLDGIRMSEAFKSAMDISFDVRGGLLIRQIHHWAAIVFVAAMVVHMMRIFFTGAFRKPREINWLFGFLLLFLGMFDGFMGYSLPDDLLSGTGIRFMEGAILSVPIVGTYIQMFLYGGQFPGTDIIPRFFTIHVLLIPGIMLGLLVAHLILVFYHKHTQWAGPGKSEKNVVGMPLMPVYMAKAGGFFFLVFGVIAAVSAVATVNPIWMFGPYRPDQVSTDAQPDWYMGFSEGLIRIMPGWELHTWGHTWELGVFIPLVVFGLVMVAIGVYPFIEGWITGDKREHHILDRPRNAPVRTGIGAAWAAEYILLLVAGGNDLFATHFHLSINAITWVSRIGFFVLPVIVFMVTKRWCLGLQRRDKEKVLHGRESGVIKRLPHGEFIEVHAPLDQADLHTLTAHEQLKPAELPAAVDENGVKRKVTASQKLRAKLSRGYFGETGQIPKPTAEEHAEITSGHGHH
- the ctaD gene encoding aa3-type cytochrome oxidase subunit I, which gives rise to MTILNEPLGAAGGAGTSADSGGSTGTVKRRSPGAQIIKWLTTTDHKTIGTLYLATSFAFFLIGGILALVMRAELARPGLQILTDEQFNQAFTMHGTIMLLMFATPLFSGFTNWIMPLQIGAPDVAFPRLNMLAYWLYLFGSIIAVGGFVTPQGAADFGWFAYSPLSDAVRSPSVGADMWILGLAMSGFGTIMGAVNFITTIICMRAPGMTMFRMPIFVWNVLLTSVLVLFAFPVLAAALLALEADRKFGAHVFDAANGGAILWQHLFWFFGHPEVYIIALPFFGIISEIIPVFSRKPMFGYSGLIAATIGIAGLSVTVWAHHMYVTGAVLLPFFSFMTFLIAVPTGVKFFNWIGTMWKGSLSFETPMLWTVGFLITFVFGGLTGVLLAAPPIDFHVSDSYFVVAHFHYVVFGTVVFAMFAGFHFWWPKMTGKMLDERLGKITFWTLFIGFHTTFLVQHWLGAEGMPRRYADYLASDGFTTLNTVSTIGSFLLGASILPFLYNVWKTAKYGKKVTEDDPWGWGRSLEWATSCPPPRHNFTSLPRIRSESPAFDLHHPEIAAAENYEHFLQHAEADQADAVSAGNSTSEENDR
- a CDS encoding L,D-transpeptidase yields the protein MVARQHQDSIRRRRLTALAVGTALACTALPALSACSGGGGGDAAAGSVSISPEQGGQVDASSPVVVSATGGGHLSDVTVYDADGARVPGELASDDKSWRTTEPLGAGRKYTVQVLSDGGGSGFSSSVRTFTTKSASNLLTAQLGPADGAVYGVGEPITATLSAPVHDPEARKEVESGLVVKSNPSVTGGWYWVDDRTLHFRPQGYWPAHAAISASFDLHGRRIGPPSSKLYAGSPTKIAFRTGDSMVSVTDVASDYMKIYRNGNVIRTLPVTTGKAGFRTRGGIKVVLEQAPEVFMNSETVGIAAGSSNAYHMNVYWDTRVTWSGEYVHAAPWSEGSQGVANVSHGCTGMSTENARWFYENFRKGDVVQVVHADGKQMEPFGNGFGDWNLSWSQWRSGSALGRPVVTATDVDGGSGASAQQVGYLRPQAS
- the qcrA gene encoding cytochrome bc1 complex Rieske iron-sulfur subunit, with translation MSSQDNMSEDNLPEAVEPHGDGVAVSDDPFADPGLPPHEPRRTDIDERAARRAERQVAFLFVISMLATIAFLVAYATLGNSKIIYVWPFGHVLAMNFTLGLTLGVALFCIGAGAVHWARTLMSDEEHPSERHPIEAPEDVRAKVFADFKQGAEESGFGRRKLIRNTMIGAMGLLPLSALFLFRDLGPLPEKKLEQTAWSRGKLLVNMNTDEPIKASDIETGSLTFAKPQGVEEDQEDFQEVMAKAALMLVRIQPEDIKSRQTADWGYQGVLAYSKICTHVGCPISLYEQQTHHVLCPCHQSTFDLSDGGKVIFGPAGHPLPQLRIAVNDQGYLEALGDFSKPVGPGYWERSA
- a CDS encoding cytochrome c oxidase subunit 4; its protein translation is MRAQGKIFAGFAIFVLGIAIWYGLWSKDPTGTTALFLAFGLCAFIGFYLLFTARRVDTGAGDNPDAEVSDDAGEIGFFSPHSWQPLMLGVGGSFAFLGLIFGWWLMYFAAPIIAVGLFGWVFEYYRGENQRY
- the ctaC gene encoding aa3-type cytochrome oxidase subunit II, producing MSPNGSGRSPRRTRRKLLSALTLGLVLATATGCSSQDLPRLGLPTPVTTTGPIVLHLWQGSWIAALIVGVIVWGLILWSVFFHRRSRSGVEVPPQFRYNLPLEALYTAVPIVIVSVLFYFTARDENTMLKVSKHPDHIVNVVGFQWSWAFNYEHSVTNTTMNTVSKDQSGAYDVGTPGTPPTLWLPEGQSTEFQLTSRDVIHDFWPINFMMKMDVIPGMVNKFQVTPTHYGTFRGKCAELCGVAHSRMLFNVKVVTPAQYEAHLKELRAKGQGGAVLSGITTTGSDNAK
- the qcrC gene encoding cytochrome bc1 complex diheme cytochrome c subunit, whose amino-acid sequence is MKKLSARRRHPLAALVVLLFALAATGGLYAAFAPAGSAQADTSSQSLAIEQGKKLFATGCSSCHGLNGQGSSDGPSLVGVGSAAVDFQVGTGRMPAQQPGPQVEKKKNIYSQAEIDQMAAYVASLGPGPSIPSKSDYTTTDPQAVSQGGELFRTNCAQCHNFAGEGGALSGGKFAPSLKGVSPKHMYEAMLTGPQNMPSFPDSTMPQKQKQQIIAFVEHTTSTDNPNYGGLSLGRLGPVTEGLFGWIFALGALIGVAIWIAARTTKAKKS